From the genome of Bacteroides sp. MSB163, one region includes:
- a CDS encoding PKD-like domain-containing protein, giving the protein MHRFHYFIISACMLFTSCNKDEVITEEVGGQPIIELDSETGIYTVKVDHELTIAPTYQNVEDALFAWTIDGTLVSSGPSLQRTWNECGDFYVKLRVDNAEGYAEEELKVEVKELTPPVISLALPSQGLKVVRNTDYTFTPDIQHSDVEGFKIEWVREGKIVSTENTYTFNEKELGVYTVTINASNIDGTTTKDVSVEVVETMPYVVKFPTPSYLQTSTDRYTFADRPVFLRPLLEYFDNPRFEWSVDGQVMEGEVERMFKFTPSAPGEYTVSCTVSEDTPTEKISRNIDKGKTAVTATVKVVCVDKKEQDGFRASGSSKLWNKVYEYTPAPGQFINETSTIGGMTGNETSPEAAVAWATQRLKDKLHVSLGSFGGYIIVGFDHSIPNSGNQYDFCVQGNAFDGSSEPGIVWVMQDINGNGLPDDEWYELKGSEAGKEETIQNFEVTYYRPEGKKMDVQWISSDGRNGWVDYLSAYHTQDYYYPAWISENSYTLTGTCLAARNTQDSQTGYWDNQSYDWGYVDNFGNDQIEGGSTVDGSGQRNGFKISNAIHADGTEANLQYIDFIKIQCGVLAKSGWLGEVSTEVFSFEDLTK; this is encoded by the coding sequence ATGCATCGTTTTCACTATTTTATTATTTCTGCCTGTATGCTGTTCACCTCCTGCAACAAGGATGAAGTCATTACCGAAGAAGTAGGAGGACAACCTATAATAGAACTTGACAGCGAGACCGGTATTTACACGGTCAAGGTCGATCACGAATTGACTATCGCCCCGACATACCAGAATGTTGAAGATGCTCTTTTTGCTTGGACGATAGACGGTACGCTGGTTTCTTCGGGTCCGTCTCTTCAACGTACATGGAATGAATGCGGGGATTTTTATGTCAAACTAAGAGTAGACAATGCGGAAGGCTATGCCGAAGAGGAACTGAAAGTAGAAGTGAAAGAACTCACCCCTCCGGTCATCTCACTGGCACTACCTTCGCAGGGGCTAAAAGTCGTCCGGAATACCGATTACACATTTACTCCCGATATTCAGCATTCGGATGTCGAAGGGTTCAAAATCGAATGGGTACGGGAAGGAAAAATCGTTTCCACCGAGAATACTTATACTTTCAATGAAAAAGAACTCGGTGTTTATACGGTGACAATCAACGCTTCCAATATAGATGGGACAACAACGAAAGACGTAAGCGTAGAGGTCGTGGAAACGATGCCCTACGTTGTCAAATTCCCGACCCCGTCTTACCTGCAAACATCCACGGACAGGTACACTTTTGCCGACCGTCCTGTTTTCCTGCGTCCGTTGTTGGAGTATTTCGACAATCCCCGTTTTGAGTGGAGTGTGGACGGTCAGGTCATGGAAGGAGAAGTGGAACGCATGTTCAAGTTCACGCCGTCCGCACCCGGAGAATACACCGTCTCCTGTACTGTGTCGGAAGACACACCGACGGAAAAAATAAGCAGGAATATCGACAAAGGGAAAACGGCTGTCACTGCCACCGTAAAAGTCGTTTGTGTGGACAAAAAGGAACAAGACGGCTTCCGGGCTTCGGGAAGTTCCAAGCTCTGGAATAAAGTCTATGAATATACCCCAGCTCCCGGCCAATTTATCAACGAGACGAGCACGATAGGCGGTATGACCGGCAACGAAACATCCCCTGAAGCGGCTGTCGCATGGGCAACACAGCGTTTGAAAGACAAACTGCACGTCTCTTTAGGTTCTTTCGGGGGTTATATCATCGTCGGCTTCGACCACAGTATTCCCAATTCGGGTAACCAATATGATTTCTGTGTTCAGGGGAACGCCTTTGACGGCAGTTCCGAACCGGGTATCGTATGGGTCATGCAAGATATAAACGGAAACGGATTGCCGGATGACGAGTGGTACGAACTGAAAGGATCTGAAGCAGGCAAGGAAGAAACAATACAGAATTTTGAAGTGACCTATTACCGTCCGGAAGGCAAAAAAATGGATGTCCAATGGATCAGTTCCGACGGTAGAAACGGCTGGGTAGACTATCTGTCCGCTTATCATACACAAGACTATTATTATCCGGCTTGGATTTCGGAAAACAGTTATACCCTGACAGGCACTTGTCTGGCCGCCCGCAACACCCAAGATTCTCAAACCGGTTATTGGGATAATCAGAGTTATGACTGGGGGTACGTGGATAATTTCGGAAACGACCAGATAGAAGGCGGCAGTACGGTGGATGGAAGCGGACAAAGGAACGGTTTCAAAATTTCCAATGCCATCCATGCCGATGGAACGGAAGCCAATCTGCAATATATTGACTTTATCAAAATACAATGCGGTGTTCTGGCCAAAAGCGGCTGGCTGGGCGAAGTTTCTACGGAGGTATTTTCTTTTGAGGATCTAACCAAATAA
- a CDS encoding DUF4465 domain-containing protein: MKRKLRFLAGACLFTATALFSGCSSDDDFLMDPVDSGTSQTRAVTNPDGTLTITFDDFDPGMLAGPTSAGENLYSYQGYPQVTTIYDNTPEEYLFLSMFNTVGGSTEYSSGGIALSNWNIRSNQSGNTGDWWYSYLNQCSVYNTAVEAEGQNKEAGHSGSNFGVVYGYVDAYNQAWMAKPEFYFNVPRKLVGLWICNTSYTYGVITYGNQFGSTGVATPLKEMKGYFQVNLECYDANGGLIRTYKRLLADYRNGQQQVDPITTWDYWEINAEGVQSVKFNFEGSDSGAYGLNTPAYICIDDITIQ, encoded by the coding sequence ATGAAAAGAAAATTACGCTTTCTGGCAGGTGCCTGTCTATTTACCGCAACCGCCTTGTTCTCTGGCTGTAGTTCGGACGATGACTTTTTGATGGACCCGGTTGATTCCGGAACTTCGCAAACCCGTGCTGTGACAAATCCGGACGGTACTTTAACTATCACTTTCGATGATTTCGATCCCGGCATGTTAGCAGGACCTACCTCGGCCGGAGAAAATCTTTATTCGTACCAAGGGTATCCTCAAGTAACCACCATTTACGACAATACTCCGGAAGAATATCTCTTCCTTTCAATGTTTAATACTGTAGGTGGAAGCACAGAGTATTCCAGCGGCGGCATCGCACTTTCCAACTGGAACATCCGCTCCAATCAGTCGGGAAATACCGGAGACTGGTGGTATTCTTATCTAAACCAATGTTCTGTCTATAACACTGCGGTGGAAGCGGAAGGACAGAATAAGGAAGCCGGGCACAGCGGTTCCAATTTCGGTGTCGTTTACGGATATGTGGATGCTTACAATCAGGCATGGATGGCTAAACCAGAATTTTATTTCAATGTTCCCCGGAAATTGGTCGGCCTGTGGATCTGCAACACCTCATACACTTATGGTGTCATTACTTATGGTAATCAGTTCGGTTCTACGGGGGTAGCGACTCCTCTGAAAGAGATGAAAGGGTATTTCCAAGTGAATCTGGAATGTTATGATGCGAATGGCGGTCTGATCCGCACTTACAAACGTCTTTTAGCCGATTATCGTAACGGCCAACAACAGGTTGATCCTATCACGACATGGGATTATTGGGAAATCAATGCCGAAGGGGTGCAAAGTGTGAAATTCAACTTCGAGGGTTCGGATTCGGGAGCATACGGTTTGAATACTCCAGCTTATATCTGTATTGATGATATCACCATACAATAA
- a CDS encoding phage integrase SAM-like domain-containing protein, giving the protein MGRITINGTQAGFSCKKEVSLALWDVKTNRAKGKSEEARTLNQELDNIKAQITRHYQYICDHDSFVTAKKVYNRYVGFSEECHTLMNLFREQLEPYKKKIGIEKAESTYCGLVADYKSLLLFMKSKKNAEDIVIEELEKSFIEDYYNWMLGTCALANSTVFGRVNTLKWLMYIAQEKGWIRVHPFASFECMPEYKRRSFLSEEELQRIIHIEPRYKRQRAMRDMFLFMCFTGLSYVDLKAITYDNIHTDSDGGTWLMGNRIKTGVAYVVKLLPIAIELIEKYRGTDEKKDSPNVSFR; this is encoded by the coding sequence ATGGGCCGTATCACCATCAATGGAACCCAAGCCGGTTTCAGTTGTAAGAAAGAAGTGTCCCTCGCTTTGTGGGACGTCAAAACCAACCGGGCCAAAGGCAAGTCCGAGGAGGCCCGTACACTCAATCAGGAGCTTGACAATATCAAGGCGCAAATCACCAGGCACTACCAGTACATCTGCGACCACGACAGTTTTGTTACAGCCAAGAAAGTCTATAACCGCTATGTCGGCTTCTCAGAGGAATGCCACACCCTTATGAACCTTTTCAGGGAACAGCTGGAACCGTATAAAAAGAAAATCGGCATAGAGAAAGCCGAAAGCACCTACTGCGGTCTGGTTGCCGATTACAAGAGTCTCCTGCTTTTCATGAAAAGCAAGAAGAATGCAGAGGATATTGTCATCGAAGAACTTGAGAAATCATTCATCGAGGATTACTACAACTGGATGCTCGGTACATGCGCTTTGGCAAACTCCACTGTCTTCGGGCGTGTCAATACCTTGAAGTGGCTGATGTATATCGCGCAGGAAAAAGGCTGGATACGGGTTCATCCGTTCGCATCATTCGAGTGTATGCCCGAATACAAGAGGCGTTCTTTCCTTTCCGAAGAGGAACTGCAAAGGATAATCCATATAGAACCGAGATACAAACGCCAGCGTGCCATGCGCGACATGTTCCTGTTCATGTGCTTCACCGGTCTTTCCTATGTGGACTTGAAAGCCATAACATACGATAATATCCATACCGACTCCGACGGCGGTACATGGCTGATGGGCAACCGTATAAAAACGGGAGTGGCGTATGTCGTAAAATTATTGCCCATTGCTATCGAACTGATTGAAAAATATAGGGGTACGGATGAAAAGAAAGACTCCCCGAATGTGTCTTTCCGGTAG
- a CDS encoding site-specific integrase, translating into MMKMKTLKEGIVVHADSLGELFKFSAEHTCRSMLHSLEEFANTELVTFKGLTAGFFLGFEHYLWASGCSRNTSACYFRALRVICRKAEKEKVLKDAKQLFSEVFMGYEETKKRALSIEQLRMVASADLEEPSLVMARDLFILSYYLRGIPFIDLAYLRKTDIHDNVLCYRRSKTGRMLTITLEPWMWEIIERYSCDDSDSPYLLRIIRQPGSILEERRQYESALRLYNKHLYQLSERLGLGVRLTSYVAKHHTISI; encoded by the coding sequence ATGATGAAAATGAAGACATTAAAGGAAGGTATTGTAGTCCATGCGGATAGTTTGGGAGAGTTGTTCAAGTTTTCGGCGGAGCATACTTGCAGGAGTATGCTGCATAGCTTGGAAGAATTTGCTAATACGGAATTAGTTACTTTTAAAGGATTGACAGCAGGATTCTTTTTGGGGTTTGAGCACTATTTGTGGGCTTCGGGATGTTCGAGGAATACTTCGGCGTGCTATTTTCGAGCATTGCGGGTTATTTGTCGGAAAGCAGAAAAGGAGAAAGTGCTGAAAGATGCTAAGCAACTCTTTAGTGAGGTGTTTATGGGGTATGAAGAGACGAAGAAGAGAGCGCTGAGTATTGAACAGCTTCGTATGGTGGCAAGTGCAGATTTGGAGGAGCCAAGTTTAGTGATGGCACGAGATCTGTTTATCCTTTCTTATTATCTACGAGGGATTCCTTTTATAGATTTGGCTTATCTACGGAAGACGGATATTCATGATAATGTGCTTTGCTATCGCCGTAGCAAGACGGGGAGGATGTTAACGATTACGCTTGAACCGTGGATGTGGGAAATTATTGAGAGGTATTCATGTGATGATTCGGATTCACCATATTTATTAAGGATTATACGCCAACCGGGAAGTATTCTTGAAGAGAGGCGGCAGTATGAGAGTGCCTTGCGACTTTACAATAAACATTTGTATCAGTTATCTGAGCGATTGGGATTGGGAGTGAGACTGACTTCATACGTGGCGAAACATCATACAATCTCTATCTAA
- a CDS encoding helix-turn-helix domain-containing protein yields the protein MDSQDVCLRLNISPRTLQTLRDNGKLPYSQIQHKIFYKPEDVEALLTFVGLQRKEKILKSKNINQ from the coding sequence ATGGATAGCCAAGATGTATGTTTGAGATTGAATATTTCTCCCCGAACATTACAAACCCTAAGAGATAATGGTAAATTACCTTATTCACAAATTCAGCACAAGATTTTCTATAAGCCGGAAGATGTAGAAGCATTATTGACTTTTGTTGGGCTTCAACGGAAAGAGAAAATTTTAAAATCAAAAAATATAAATCAATAG
- a CDS encoding ATP-binding protein produces MIRELSIENFMSIRKKQVLSFEATKDKTSHELLTVEIKPGMRLNRMLILYGANASGKSNILYAYETIWRVLMFPYTNKLQAIPFYPFALDKDKNTRLSVSFYIGQVRYDYSVEYNNRYIISEKMEYAPNGVLSLFYSRKFVHEDVVPDIEFGRTVGLHLKSKKTIVDNTLNNHTVLSTFAKVSLNEDAKVFRDTYNWIVRYVHGMKGNTLLDIAQQLIDNKEKKDYFISAMRKADFNISNISIDNEARMQSGKDVFFTHHTVDGSDFTLSSIDQSLGTLRYFQLQECMFNMLREDHIYSFDEIESNLHYDLLLHFLTTFMMNTANSQILFTTQDQQLLDEEFIRRDMVWFTEKSKEDASTELYCASEFGLHKNLSLYKAYRTGKLGAKPELGSIF; encoded by the coding sequence ATGATTAGAGAACTCAGTATAGAAAATTTCATGTCAATACGAAAAAAGCAAGTGTTATCTTTCGAGGCTACCAAAGACAAGACCTCTCATGAGTTATTGACTGTCGAAATCAAACCGGGGATGCGGTTAAATCGTATGCTTATACTTTATGGAGCTAATGCTTCCGGAAAAAGTAATATTCTCTATGCTTATGAAACAATATGGAGAGTGTTGATGTTTCCCTATACTAATAAGCTGCAGGCCATACCTTTTTACCCGTTTGCTTTGGATAAAGATAAAAATACCCGATTGTCCGTATCCTTTTATATAGGACAAGTACGATACGACTATTCAGTGGAGTATAATAACCGCTATATCATTTCAGAAAAAATGGAATATGCTCCTAATGGAGTATTATCTTTATTTTATAGTCGGAAGTTTGTCCATGAAGATGTAGTACCGGATATTGAATTTGGTCGTACAGTCGGTTTGCATTTGAAAAGTAAGAAAACAATTGTAGACAATACTTTGAATAACCATACTGTACTGTCTACTTTCGCAAAAGTATCTCTAAATGAAGATGCAAAGGTATTCCGTGATACCTATAACTGGATTGTTCGGTATGTGCATGGTATGAAGGGAAATACTCTTTTGGATATTGCTCAGCAGTTGATTGATAATAAAGAGAAGAAAGATTATTTTATATCGGCTATGCGAAAGGCTGATTTTAATATTTCTAATATAAGTATTGACAATGAAGCAAGAATGCAAAGTGGTAAAGATGTATTTTTTACTCATCACACCGTAGATGGATCTGATTTTACTTTATCTTCTATTGACCAATCATTGGGGACATTACGCTATTTTCAGCTACAGGAATGCATGTTTAATATGTTGCGTGAAGATCATATATATAGTTTTGATGAAATAGAAAGTAATTTGCATTATGATCTTTTGCTCCATTTTCTGACGACTTTTATGATGAATACAGCCAATTCGCAAATACTGTTCACAACACAAGACCAGCAGTTATTGGATGAAGAATTTATACGTCGGGATATGGTTTGGTTTACTGAGAAATCAAAGGAAGATGCCTCTACTGAACTTTATTGTGCTTCTGAATTTGGATTGCACAAAAATCTATCTCTTTATAAGGCATATAGAACAGGAAAACTTGGTGCAAAACCGGAATTAGGTTCCATTTTTTAA
- a CDS encoding RloB family protein has product MKTRKTKTTIAVIGEGPTEKYYLKSLEGVIHAQVKPVVPNHATSMTELERRIEQCIDDGYNMIFCLIDMDNKKEGRNRENYLRLKTKYHQKTIIKKRQGTESLIRFFENERCLEIWFLYHFKYTTQQFNSSNELAKELERICSYEKTEDFLSRKCKGLHNFLLANGGDLDKAIENSEKSILSKSREGREHTYSEMADFFHEVIKK; this is encoded by the coding sequence ATGAAAACGCGGAAAACAAAAACGACAATAGCTGTTATTGGGGAAGGACCGACTGAAAAGTATTATTTGAAGTCATTAGAAGGTGTTATTCATGCACAAGTGAAACCAGTTGTTCCAAACCATGCTACTAGCATGACTGAATTGGAACGTCGAATAGAGCAATGCATTGATGACGGATATAACATGATATTCTGTCTAATTGATATGGATAATAAGAAAGAAGGGCGTAATCGAGAGAATTATTTAAGACTAAAAACAAAATATCATCAAAAAACGATCATCAAGAAGCGGCAGGGAACAGAAAGTCTAATACGTTTTTTTGAGAACGAGCGCTGTCTGGAAATATGGTTCTTGTATCATTTCAAATACACAACACAACAATTTAATAGCTCTAATGAATTAGCTAAGGAACTAGAGCGTATTTGTAGTTATGAAAAGACCGAAGATTTTTTAAGTAGAAAATGTAAAGGATTACATAATTTTTTGCTTGCAAATGGAGGGGATCTTGATAAAGCAATTGAGAATTCCGAGAAATCTATATTATCTAAATCAAGAGAAGGACGTGAACATACTTATAGTGAAATGGCAGATTTCTTTCATGAAGTAATAAAGAAATAA
- a CDS encoding phosphorylase → MINILIIDDLEDKIKEIRKILLEGCGLDENQIDTARSIASGRSCLANKSYDILLLDLYLPMFDNEDPQEGGGVDFLKEINGTTSINMPTQIIGLTEREDEFCKDKPEFDNLLFSIIQRKPGMSDWIKQLKTKIDFTIRSKETILKSLADKNRFDIGIICALNEEFSQLMAAFSGQKWSSFNVEGYPYQFKRTTITTANMEEHRIVAACVGRPGVTATSILATTMFTILKVNYLFMTGFSAGIPSKDIKLGDLIIAKSVQDYAVGKLYDDISGNTKLLKEVQQMPGSAFLIAKAQDLLTSEDYMDKINAKIRNVNLKVEDRDMYVAHVSPTVCGPFVVTSPETIAKLKADDRKLQGLDMEGFGLYSTSYLLHKNALWIKGVADLADGNKGDAYHKTCSFSSALFLYWLIKDFM, encoded by the coding sequence AATCAGAAAGATATTACTTGAAGGATGCGGTTTAGATGAAAATCAGATAGATACAGCTAGAAGTATAGCTTCAGGACGATCTTGCCTTGCAAACAAAAGTTATGATATTCTTTTACTTGATTTGTATCTTCCTATGTTTGATAACGAAGATCCTCAAGAAGGGGGTGGTGTAGATTTCTTAAAAGAAATAAATGGAACCACTAGCATCAATATGCCAACTCAAATTATAGGATTAACCGAACGAGAAGATGAATTTTGCAAAGACAAACCGGAGTTTGACAATCTATTATTCAGCATAATACAGCGTAAACCTGGAATGAGCGATTGGATAAAGCAGCTGAAAACAAAAATAGACTTCACAATTAGAAGTAAAGAAACTATTTTAAAATCACTGGCCGATAAAAATCGTTTTGACATAGGTATTATTTGTGCCTTAAATGAAGAATTTTCTCAACTAATGGCTGCTTTTAGTGGTCAAAAGTGGTCCTCGTTTAACGTGGAAGGCTACCCTTATCAGTTTAAAAGAACGACGATCACTACAGCAAATATGGAGGAACATAGAATTGTTGCAGCATGTGTTGGTCGCCCTGGAGTAACAGCCACTTCTATACTTGCTACCACTATGTTTACTATTTTAAAAGTTAATTATTTATTTATGACAGGATTTTCTGCTGGTATCCCTAGTAAAGATATAAAATTGGGTGATTTAATTATAGCAAAATCAGTGCAAGATTATGCCGTCGGAAAACTTTATGATGATATATCCGGTAATACTAAGTTGCTAAAAGAAGTACAACAAATGCCAGGTTCTGCATTTTTAATAGCTAAAGCGCAGGATTTGTTAACGAGTGAAGATTACATGGATAAAATAAATGCAAAAATTCGTAATGTGAATCTTAAAGTTGAAGACCGTGATATGTATGTAGCTCATGTTTCACCAACAGTCTGTGGACCATTTGTTGTCACCTCACCAGAAACAATAGCTAAATTAAAAGCAGATGACCGAAAACTACAAGGTTTAGACATGGAAGGGTTTGGATTATATTCGACTTCATACCTCCTTCATAAAAATGCGTTATGGATTAAAGGAGTTGCTGATTTAGCTGATGGAAACAAAGGTGATGCTTATCATAAGACATGCTCATTTTCGAGTGCCTTATTTTTGTATTGGCTGATTAAGGATTTTATGTGA